TCTGCCCCTCAGCAATGGGCCAGTCTCAGTCAGTCTTAAAAAACCTCTCAGACAAACTCATGTTGCTAACATTTTTGTCAGACTCGTGGAGAGCTGGTCATTAGTCAGCCAACTAGTCACTAGTGACATAACAGCCCACAGTTTCACACAAAGACTGAGTCAGTGTCCATATAGATTAGATTTTATTTAGAAGCAAAGATGTGCTGGTGAATGCACACACAGGAAATCACACTCATCATTTACAGAACAAGGTCACGGGTCAGAGGTTGAAAGTCAGGTCGGGTCACAGCTGGGTCACTGAGCCTTGGGGGGCACCCACTCGTGGATCTTCTTGCGGGTGGTGGAGTAGGGCACGTATGCTTGGGCCGAACCACTCACGTTGAACTGGTGGACCTCCGCCAGGAACTTCTTGGGCGTAGgggggtgtgtggtgggggggttgTCTGTCATACAGTGCAGCCAGCGATGCCTGAGGAGATTTAAGATTGGGAGTTAGCATCAGGTACTCATTTCATCAATAGGCTAGTTCATCAATAGAAGGTTCCTAGACGGTAAAAACATCATTAAGACACCAGTACATCAACTCAATGAGTACTACCCAGATCTGTTACAATTCCATATCCATAACTTTAGGTCAGCAATTTTACTATGAAGGCCAATATCTCCAACATGGCAATGGCCCAGTCACTGAGATAGAGGCAACTCTACCTGTGTCAAACTAAGTAAGATGTATTTACCATTCAGCGGGCACCATGCTGCCATCCACCTCCCACATGGTGTTCTTTCCATTCATCTCTGTAGTGTAAATCACCCAGCGGTGACGACCTGacaaggaggggaggagaggtgttaCTCTGAGTACACTACAGGTCTTTAACAGccctctctaccacacctctatTACTTGATTTCCCCATAGTCTGACCAATCAACCCCATATGGAAAATATAAAATGTTCTACGCTAACTACATTCAGAGATAATATGATGATCCTCACTGCAATACATAGCCTACGGCCATTACTGGTAATGGGGGCATTAGTTTCGGTCTGTTTGACCTTACCAAAAAAGTAGCGTGTGTCCTCAAAGTACTTGTTTCCATACTTGTCCACGCCAATCAGCGCTCCCGTTTTCACATCATTTGCCCTGTAACAAAATCAGTCACCACAAGTAAGATAACTAGCCAGCTAGTCCATTAGCCCATCCACTAGCACTATGTCTAATTTGTCAGACTGGATAGAGATCAGAGATCACACAATCAAGTAGCCTTGAAACAGTTCCATGTTAAAACACTGGTCTTTTTTTATTCGTTTAAATGAATATTCAACAGAGCGTGAGCTTTTAAACAGAGCAGTGAGTCCGTTTGTTTACCAACTTAGCCAGCTACAGTAGTTAGGAAAGGCAAGTTAGTTAGCAGGTTGCCTGTCGACCGGGACCACGCTTATTTCTCTCGAGTAAATGCATTGAAAGTAACGACAACCACCTCTATAGATTACAAAGCACATAATTGTTATATTGCTCTTATACTGACCTGAATAACTGAACAAATAAGCCTTTCACACCACCGTGACCTCCTAACTGTCCCAAAGCCCTTCGAACG
This portion of the Coregonus clupeaformis isolate EN_2021a chromosome 24, ASM2061545v1, whole genome shotgun sequence genome encodes:
- the LOC121579015 gene encoding NADH dehydrogenase [ubiquinone] 1 alpha subcomplex subunit 12, with amino-acid sequence MAEYIHVVRRALGQLGGHGGVKGLFVQLFRANDVKTGALIGVDKYGNKYFEDTRYFFGRHRWVIYTTEMNGKNTMWEVDGSMVPAEWHRWLHCMTDNPPTTHPPTPKKFLAEVHQFNVSGSAQAYVPYSTTRKKIHEWVPPKAQ